From one Ahaetulla prasina isolate Xishuangbanna chromosome 18, ASM2864084v1, whole genome shotgun sequence genomic stretch:
- the KLHDC7A gene encoding kelch domain-containing protein 7A — protein MPAWYGKMPHRAEGSGVQPSEIPLAGRLALSATALLLLMLAYRYFKSRVPPGSTPAGAADANVAGAEQKEWQVCSRMENKRAALRHRGGRGKETEPCHPGTNQLTQVGRCGGAAEERGQARIPAGRELRETEAEGEREAGEVSHPEPRVEQGWRSEEKPYNTIQNCPSKTRADSDNLGGHSKAAVGLLNREREPGNVPGWDVDPVEADSSCAKPVEKEVHSTDGLKRGGDQQLEKKPQATHLVERRFGPEKIQSFCATSDMGLAINHSHVQSHVAYAFSSVAKVEVEENFIQEKRHSGKAEDAQLRGKVYNYYVQSTSHSVTKGTTFGTNLDLQRFCNLSTSNILNASKKCGAEEPVRSSATEGEANKLVLEKVPGTSSQVLLSPEKDAQPQDQREALVAEEAISSKPLLARCSFIRKESFRRIVDNPELQMPMESFGSPAIGPSAGHTSPPAPLRLDSTSSLVRSMQNLPSSGREEPSVELVAGAKFFHVPLSSDFSLDVHLDLGNCYQVLCMAKKQKLKDLQEAVYKVMSDNYLQVLKTQAIYRQLNAAERDLILEKRMRGKKYLIVADIGCHTSGLSYYNDQKDTWHPLTHIPVEAISRGCAICSMFNYLFVVAGCEGCGRYQKPSNRVFCYNPLTNIWQEICPLNQARPHCKLVALDGCLYAIGGECLYTVERYDPRLDRWTFAAPLPNDTFAVAHTATVCDGEICVTGGTLRYMLLKYVGRTDTWKVRLTGGSQDRTTEMVTVNGFIYRFDLNQRMGISVYRCSARAKLWYECATHPMLFPSCFQCAVVGNLVYCVSRQFILRFLADLVSPRFGNKELNIFPSPRGTLIPVTLILPEGYKTSQTRV, from the coding sequence ATGCCAGCCTGGTATGGAAAAATGCCCCACCGTGCCGAAGGAAGCGGGGTTCAGCCGTCGGaaatacctctggctggccggCTGGCCCTCTCCGCCACGGCTTTGCTCTTGCTGATGTTGGCATACCGGTATTTCAAGTCTCGAGTGCCCCCTGGCAGCACCCCAGCCGGGGCTGCCGATGCCAACGTCGCCGGGGCAGAGCAAAAAGAATGGCAGGTTTGCAGCCGGATGGAAAACAAGCGAGCGGCGCTGAGGCACAGAGGAGGCCGGGGCAAGGAGACGGAGCCGTGCCACCCAGGGACCAATCAGCTGACACAGGTGGGTAGATGTGGCGGAGCGGCAGAAGAGCGTGGGCAGGCTCGGATCCCTGCCGGCAGAGAGCTGAGAGAAACTGAGGCAGAAGGGGAACGAGAGGCAGGGGAAGTGAGCCATCCCGAACCCAGAGTGGAACAAGGGTGGAGGTCAGAAGAGAAGCCTTACAACACCATCCAGAACTGCCCTAGCAAAACTAGGGCCGATTCGGACAATTTAGGAGGTCATTCCAAAGCTGCTGTAGGTCTACTCAACCGAGAAAGAGAACCCGGTAACGTCCCTGGTTGGGATGTTGATCCTGTTGAAGCTGACTCTAGCTGTGCTAAGCCAGTGGAGAAGGAAGTCCATTCCACGGACGGTTTGAAAAGAGGAGGGGATCAGCAGCTGGAGAAAAAACCCCAGGCTACCCATCTTGTGGAGAGGCGGTTTGGCCCCGAGAAGATCCAGTCCTTCTGTGCCACCAGTGATATGGGCTTGGCCATCAACCACAGCCACGTGCAATCTCACGTGGCCTATGCATTCTCCTCGGTGGCCAAGGTAGAGGTGGAGGAGAACTTCATCCAGGAGAAGAGACATTCTGGGAAAGCCGAAGACGCCCAACTGAGAGGCAAAGTCTACAACTACTACGTCCAGTCTACTTCTCACTCCGTCACCAAGGGAACCACCTTTGGGACCAACTTGGATCTCCAACGATTCTGCAACCTCTCTACTAGCAACATACTTAATGCATCCAAGAAATGTGGGGCTGAGGAACCTGTCCGCTCATCGGCGACCGAAGGTGAAGCCAACAAGCTTGTTTTGGAGAAGGTTCCAGGCACATCTTCTCAGGTTCTCCTCAGTCCTGAAAAAGATGCCCAACCTCAGGACCAAAGAGAAGCATTGGTTGCTGAAGAAGCCATCTCCTCGAAACCTCTGTTGGCTAGATGTAGCTTCATTCGGAAAGAGAGTTTCCGAAGAATTGTAGATAATCCAGAGTTACAGATGCCGATGGAAAGTTTTGGTTCTCCAGCCATTGGACCCTCAGCTGGCCACACCTCACCTCCAGCTCCTCTTCGCTTGGATTCTACTTCGTCTCTGGTGAGATCCATGCAAAATCTCCCCAGCAGTGGAAGAGAAGAGCCATCGGTGGAGCTTGTGGCTGGTGCTAAATTTTTCCATGTCCCACTGAGCTCAGACTTCTCTCTGGATGTGCACTTAGATCTGGGGAACTGCTACCAGGTCTTGTGCATGGCCAAGAAGCAGAAACTTAAGGATCTGCAAGAGGCGGTCTACAAGGTCATGAGTGACAACTATCTCCAAGTGTTGAAGACCCAGGCCATCTACCGCCAACTCAACGCTGCAGAGAGAGACTTAATCCTAGAGAAGAGGATGAGAGGCAAGAAATATTTGATCGTGGCAGATATTGGGTGCCACACAAGTGGACTCTCTTACTACAATGATCAGAAGGACACTTGGCATCCATTAACCCACATCCCTGTTGAAGCCATCTCAAGGGGTTGTGCCATCTGCAGCATGTTCAACTACCTCTTTGTAGTAGCTGGCTGTGAAGGGTGTGGAAGGTATCAGAAACCATCCAACCGTGTCTTCTGCTACAACCCCTTGACCAACATCTGGCAGGAGATCTGTCCGCTCAACCAAGCCAGACCCCACTGTAAGCTGGTGGCACTGGATGGTTGCCTTTACGCCATCGGCGGAGAATGCCTCTACACAGTGGAAAGATACGACCCACGCCTGGATCGATGGACGTTTGCTGCCCCTCTGCCCAACGACACCTTTGCCGTGGCCCACACTGCTACAGTCTGCGACGGGGAGATCTGTGTGACGGGTGGCACCTTGAGATACATGCTGCTGAAGTACGTCGGACGGACGGACACCTGGAAAGTCCGCCTCACTGGAGGAAGCCAGGACAGGACAACTGAGATGGTGACTGTCAATGGCTTCATCTACCGCTTTGACCTCAACCAGAGGATGGGCATCAGCGTCTATCGCTGTAGCGCCAGGGCCAAGCTGTGGTATGAGTGTGCCACCCACCCAATGCTCTTCCCATCTTGCTTCCAGTGCGCTGTGGTTGGAAATCTTGTCTACTGCGTCAGCCGACAGTTCATCCTCCGTTTCCTAGCTGACTTGGTGTCTCCACGGTTTGGAAACAAAGAGCTGAACATTTTCCCTTCCCCAAGGGGGACCCTTATCCCAGTTACTCTCATCTTGCCCGAAGGGTACAAAACATCACAAACAAGGGTTTGA